In Macrobrachium nipponense isolate FS-2020 chromosome 41, ASM1510439v2, whole genome shotgun sequence, the following proteins share a genomic window:
- the LOC135212701 gene encoding histone H3.v1-like isoform X2 codes for MSDGETLQLEWAWKPMAAVMNEKQTDLVYWIPPLYRNNIKTAGSRVRRKTVVHRTSINRASLNRLPYTHLQAAHMYSQLQASQRKKKLARRRAKLATEVSFEDPTDTESIVRPRRRSRVAREISLEDPTDTTSIVSIRRRSKLGQRVSFENATDTDSAVLDSRSDSKSEWQDAKDEDIESGIHDEMTDYNADDLSLHNVQSLHEEEVVRPTGATTKRRLGEHRRANRTAFNKPKVPPKPDFIAKSFEAIDKPKPAPTLIRLLEKVSHIHCPPVNPVKPIKPELRKISRRGSESKSSLKGKVRRPSVKVYGNSSTRLSSRRSKPFDDQNDLESQCVIVSVDNEALKSPPKASPKPPPKSSTKSSSKPSTKSSSKPSSKSSPKPTTKSMPKSHGGHGSIKDLKKGMHKDMPKTPTKPPQEPAFGILKDQQPFGILKDNPVKPDEAEFRNAQLQMILRLLAQLYEEKVSRQDAEIQNMKARIQTQDKLMKQMAHVVLELKEEISRFKLQSSVPRHDIPANVLNIKVGDN; via the exons ATGAGTGATGGCGAgaca TTGCAGCTAGAATGGGCCTGGAAGCCCATGGCAGCTGTTATGAATGAAAAACAGACAGACCTAGTGTACTGGATACCACCACTTTACCGCAATAACATCAAGACAGCTGGTTCTCGGGTGCGCAGAAAGACAGTTGTCCACAGAACCTCCATAAACAGAGCTTCATTGAATCGCTTACCCTATACACACCTTCAAGCAGCCCACATGTATTCACAGCTCCAGGCATCccaaagaaagaagaaacttgCCCGAAGGAGGGCAAAATTGGCTACAGAGGTTAGCTTTGAGGACCCCACAGATACGGAGAGCATTGTCCGGCCTCGGAGAAGGTCCAGAGTAGCTAGAGAAATCAGTCTCGAAGACCCAACAGATACGACCAGCATTGTCAGTATCCGAAGGCGATCAAAACTAGGGCAGAGGGTCAGCTTTGAGAATGCAACTGATACTGACAGTGCTGTTCTCGACAGCAGAAGCGACAGTAAAAGTGAATGGCAGGATGCAAAGGATGAGGACATTGAAAGCGGAATCCACGATGAGATGACAGACTACAATGCGGATGATTTGTCCCTTCATAATGTGCAGAGTCTTCATGAGGAGGAGGTGGTTCGCCCTACTGGAGCTACCACGAAGCGTCGTTTAGGTGAACACAGGAGGGCAAACAGAACCGCTTTCAACAAGCCCAAAGTTCCTCCCAAACCTGATTTTATAGCCAAAAGCTTCGAAGCCATTGACAAGCCCAAACCTGCTCCAACTCTAATACGATTGCTAGAAAAGGTGTCTCATATTCACTGCCCTCCAGTCAATCCAGTTAAACCAATCAAACCTGAGCTAAGAAAAATCAGCCGTCGAGGGTCGGAGTCAAAGTCCTCGTTGAAAGGAAAAGTGAGAAGACCATCAGTGAAAGTCTATGGAAATTCATCTACCCGTCTTTCGAGCAGAAGATCCAAACCTTTTGATGACCAAAATGACTTAGAAAGTCAGTGCGTTATTGTGTCCGTTGACAATGAGGCTCTCAAGTCTCCTCCAAAAGCATCTCCCAAACCACCACCAAAATCTTCCACAAAGAGCAGCTCAAAACCTTCCACCAAGAGTAGTTCCAAGCCGAGCTCTAAATCCAGCCCTAAACCCACTACCAAATCAATGCCTAAAAGCCACGGAGGACATGGTTCCATAAAAGACCTCAAAAAAGGCATGCATAAAGACATGCCAAAGACACCAACAAAGCCTCCGCAGGAACCAGCTTTTGGTATCCTGAAAGACCAGCAACCTTTTGGTATATTGAAAGACAACCCTGTCAAGCCAGATGAAGCCGAGTTCCGCAATGCTCAACTCCAGATGATTCTGAGGCTTTTAGCACAACTGTATGAGGAGAAGGTCAGTCGACAGGACGCAGAAATTCAGAATATGAAAGCGAGAATACAAACCCAAGACAAACTAATGAAACAGATGGCCCACGTTGTCTTAGAACTGAAAGAAGAAATCTCTCGATTTAAACTCCAGAGCTCTGTACCCCGCCATGATATCCCTGCTAATGTTCTCAACATCAAAGTTGGAGATAACTAG
- the LOC135212701 gene encoding histone H3.v1-like isoform X1: MLKFRVTNSMRARRAAEAQRKALEEKLQLEWAWKPMAAVMNEKQTDLVYWIPPLYRNNIKTAGSRVRRKTVVHRTSINRASLNRLPYTHLQAAHMYSQLQASQRKKKLARRRAKLATEVSFEDPTDTESIVRPRRRSRVAREISLEDPTDTTSIVSIRRRSKLGQRVSFENATDTDSAVLDSRSDSKSEWQDAKDEDIESGIHDEMTDYNADDLSLHNVQSLHEEEVVRPTGATTKRRLGEHRRANRTAFNKPKVPPKPDFIAKSFEAIDKPKPAPTLIRLLEKVSHIHCPPVNPVKPIKPELRKISRRGSESKSSLKGKVRRPSVKVYGNSSTRLSSRRSKPFDDQNDLESQCVIVSVDNEALKSPPKASPKPPPKSSTKSSSKPSTKSSSKPSSKSSPKPTTKSMPKSHGGHGSIKDLKKGMHKDMPKTPTKPPQEPAFGILKDQQPFGILKDNPVKPDEAEFRNAQLQMILRLLAQLYEEKVSRQDAEIQNMKARIQTQDKLMKQMAHVVLELKEEISRFKLQSSVPRHDIPANVLNIKVGDN, translated from the exons ATGCTTAAGTTCCGGGTAACTAACAGCATGCGGGCCAGAAGGGCGGCCGAGGCTCAGCGGAAGGCCCTCGAGGAAAAG TTGCAGCTAGAATGGGCCTGGAAGCCCATGGCAGCTGTTATGAATGAAAAACAGACAGACCTAGTGTACTGGATACCACCACTTTACCGCAATAACATCAAGACAGCTGGTTCTCGGGTGCGCAGAAAGACAGTTGTCCACAGAACCTCCATAAACAGAGCTTCATTGAATCGCTTACCCTATACACACCTTCAAGCAGCCCACATGTATTCACAGCTCCAGGCATCccaaagaaagaagaaacttgCCCGAAGGAGGGCAAAATTGGCTACAGAGGTTAGCTTTGAGGACCCCACAGATACGGAGAGCATTGTCCGGCCTCGGAGAAGGTCCAGAGTAGCTAGAGAAATCAGTCTCGAAGACCCAACAGATACGACCAGCATTGTCAGTATCCGAAGGCGATCAAAACTAGGGCAGAGGGTCAGCTTTGAGAATGCAACTGATACTGACAGTGCTGTTCTCGACAGCAGAAGCGACAGTAAAAGTGAATGGCAGGATGCAAAGGATGAGGACATTGAAAGCGGAATCCACGATGAGATGACAGACTACAATGCGGATGATTTGTCCCTTCATAATGTGCAGAGTCTTCATGAGGAGGAGGTGGTTCGCCCTACTGGAGCTACCACGAAGCGTCGTTTAGGTGAACACAGGAGGGCAAACAGAACCGCTTTCAACAAGCCCAAAGTTCCTCCCAAACCTGATTTTATAGCCAAAAGCTTCGAAGCCATTGACAAGCCCAAACCTGCTCCAACTCTAATACGATTGCTAGAAAAGGTGTCTCATATTCACTGCCCTCCAGTCAATCCAGTTAAACCAATCAAACCTGAGCTAAGAAAAATCAGCCGTCGAGGGTCGGAGTCAAAGTCCTCGTTGAAAGGAAAAGTGAGAAGACCATCAGTGAAAGTCTATGGAAATTCATCTACCCGTCTTTCGAGCAGAAGATCCAAACCTTTTGATGACCAAAATGACTTAGAAAGTCAGTGCGTTATTGTGTCCGTTGACAATGAGGCTCTCAAGTCTCCTCCAAAAGCATCTCCCAAACCACCACCAAAATCTTCCACAAAGAGCAGCTCAAAACCTTCCACCAAGAGTAGTTCCAAGCCGAGCTCTAAATCCAGCCCTAAACCCACTACCAAATCAATGCCTAAAAGCCACGGAGGACATGGTTCCATAAAAGACCTCAAAAAAGGCATGCATAAAGACATGCCAAAGACACCAACAAAGCCTCCGCAGGAACCAGCTTTTGGTATCCTGAAAGACCAGCAACCTTTTGGTATATTGAAAGACAACCCTGTCAAGCCAGATGAAGCCGAGTTCCGCAATGCTCAACTCCAGATGATTCTGAGGCTTTTAGCACAACTGTATGAGGAGAAGGTCAGTCGACAGGACGCAGAAATTCAGAATATGAAAGCGAGAATACAAACCCAAGACAAACTAATGAAACAGATGGCCCACGTTGTCTTAGAACTGAAAGAAGAAATCTCTCGATTTAAACTCCAGAGCTCTGTACCCCGCCATGATATCCCTGCTAATGTTCTCAACATCAAAGTTGGAGATAACTAG